In Victivallis lenta, one DNA window encodes the following:
- a CDS encoding pyruvate formate lyase family protein: MNARERALDAQRKLNWFSNHENGIVWARSWRATEGLPLGMRYAELGAARLAALDFLHDPEEPLIGRLAVPELDPAENERAWEFIHASGVELPGQTGHAEPYYDDLFALGLDGLREKAGGTPSFVRAAEGLSAMIERAAGQAAAEEVAAACRHIAHEPPATFREAIQLVWFVMTAIQIGDRAALVGPGRLDRRLIRFYEADLAAGRLTRGEALRMIETLYLFINASCPRGLAYAVMAGGSGVCNELTLLSLEALRKTRLVYPSVGVCWSFDTPDELKTLAVELIADGISNVAVFNDELIRRSMVRYGVPAEDASEYINSTCVEITPCGASNVYVASPYFSLCALLLDYLKEPEGAGYAAFRAGYLKRAGREIDRAAEEQNRVRRIRRERMRRPIQSLFTRDCIARGLDIEEGGARYNWVECSFVGLANLADSLTVIRREVFEQKNLTLPELRDVLERNFENAEALRQRFLNGSPKYGNGNQEADGEIPIITTYLAARCARQRMEPDDSHFIPGTFCWEMHQRLGAECGATPDGRRAGFPFADGAGPAQGREKEGPTAAVNSVCSWNHLPMLGGSAFNQRYTAAAVATPAARENLKQLIDIFIRFGGFETQVNILDAARLKAAQLHPEEHRDLVVRIGGYTDYFTGLSPAMQAEVIQRTQYEEL; encoded by the coding sequence ATGAATGCGCGGGAACGGGCTCTCGACGCCCAGCGGAAACTCAACTGGTTCAGCAATCACGAAAACGGCATCGTCTGGGCGCGCAGCTGGCGCGCGACGGAGGGGCTGCCGCTCGGCATGCGGTACGCCGAGCTCGGCGCGGCGCGTCTCGCGGCGCTCGACTTCCTGCACGATCCGGAGGAGCCGCTGATCGGCCGTCTCGCCGTACCGGAGCTCGACCCGGCGGAGAATGAACGGGCATGGGAGTTCATTCACGCTTCCGGCGTCGAACTGCCCGGCCAGACCGGACACGCCGAACCGTATTATGACGACCTCTTTGCGCTCGGGCTCGACGGCCTCCGCGAAAAAGCCGGCGGAACTCCTTCGTTCGTCCGGGCGGCGGAGGGCCTCTCCGCAATGATCGAACGCGCGGCCGGGCAAGCCGCCGCGGAGGAGGTCGCCGCCGCCTGCCGTCATATCGCGCATGAACCGCCCGCAACCTTCCGCGAGGCGATTCAGCTGGTCTGGTTCGTGATGACGGCGATCCAGATCGGCGACCGGGCCGCGCTGGTCGGACCGGGACGGCTCGACCGCCGGCTGATCCGGTTTTACGAAGCGGACCTCGCGGCCGGAAGGCTGACCCGCGGCGAAGCGCTCCGCATGATCGAAACGCTTTATCTGTTCATCAACGCAAGCTGTCCGCGCGGGCTCGCCTATGCGGTCATGGCCGGGGGGAGCGGCGTCTGCAACGAACTCACGCTCCTGTCGCTCGAAGCGCTGCGGAAAACCCGGCTCGTCTACCCGAGCGTCGGCGTCTGCTGGAGCTTCGACACGCCGGACGAACTCAAAACACTCGCGGTCGAACTCATCGCCGACGGAATCTCGAATGTCGCCGTATTCAACGACGAGCTCATCCGGCGTTCGATGGTCCGCTACGGCGTCCCGGCCGAAGACGCCTCCGAATACATCAATTCGACCTGCGTCGAAATCACGCCGTGCGGCGCAAGCAACGTCTACGTGGCGAGTCCGTACTTTTCGCTCTGCGCGCTCCTGCTCGACTATCTGAAGGAGCCGGAGGGCGCGGGCTACGCCGCGTTCCGCGCCGGATACCTGAAGAGAGCCGGGCGCGAAATCGACCGCGCCGCCGAAGAGCAGAACCGCGTCCGCCGCATCCGCCGCGAACGTATGCGGCGCCCGATCCAGAGCCTGTTCACGCGCGACTGCATCGCGCGCGGGCTCGATATCGAAGAGGGCGGCGCGCGTTACAACTGGGTCGAATGCTCGTTCGTCGGACTTGCAAACCTGGCCGATTCCCTGACGGTGATCCGGCGCGAGGTGTTCGAGCAAAAAAATCTCACGCTGCCGGAGCTCCGCGACGTGCTGGAACGGAACTTCGAGAACGCCGAGGCGCTGCGGCAGCGTTTCCTGAACGGCTCCCCGAAATACGGCAACGGCAATCAGGAGGCCGACGGAGAAATTCCGATCATCACAACTTATCTCGCGGCGCGCTGCGCCCGGCAGCGGATGGAGCCGGACGATTCGCACTTCATCCCCGGCACCTTCTGCTGGGAGATGCACCAGCGCCTCGGCGCCGAATGCGGCGCGACGCCGGACGGCCGCCGCGCCGGTTTCCCGTTCGCCGACGGCGCCGGCCCGGCCCAGGGACGCGAAAAGGAGGGTCCGACGGCGGCCGTGAATTCGGTCTGTTCGTGGAACCATCTGCCGATGCTCGGCGGCAGCGCCTTCAACCAGCGCTACACGGCCGCGGCGGTCGCCACCCCGGCCGCGCGCGAAAACCTGAAACAGCTGATCGACATCTTCATCCGGTTCGGCGGCTTCGAAACGCAGGTCAACATCCTCGACGCCGCCCGGCTCAAGGCGGCGCAGCTTCACCCCGAAGAACACCGCGACCTCGTGGTGCGCATCGGCGGCTATACCGACTACTTCACGGGACTCTCTCCCGCCATGCAGGCGGAAGTCATTCAACGGACCCAATACGAGGAGCTGTGA
- a CDS encoding pyruvate formate lyase family protein, with protein MNRKAEILYRLGEPLAAGMFEHENSSVVERFGLGLRRYFEHAAPPPESGRLYPAPEHDIWNLAGKFVRFHYSFSLGCDGDGLRRLGRERLADPFERNLLDRVIDELDYFRSDLIPPRYRIGGNGWTHCVLNYRRILGEGLGGYRKRVNAMPPSPLRRALSDTLAGITDFLRRAPGDIAACAEHPARDFRSAMRSFNFFFALDCYDSAGRFDDYMGEFYNGEPDAQMWLEELYCAVDLHDGWHFLHTAKHPAFTRLCLRAQKLRRPNSGLLAGPETPPEIWEELFDVWGRGVPCPSVYNEAAYRSGIRHGSDAKGADRDRFAFGGCTELMFEGCSNIGSTEGGLNLLDILNNSTPSRFRADIRLRMEEFASAVRANSEFAAQYRPQLIRTLFVDDCIDRNREFNAGGARYYGSIVNVAGLTDAANSLAAMRGIPEKFGNDSPEVDEIARKLAHHVFSLIRRYPMRQGGPAYPAVILLTGYAWHGSYVDASADGRPAGAPVVDSAGAVAGSDRNGPTALLNSVAKLPSRLGIGTLVLNVRLQRSLAASRTKRKLLKALLRGFFAQGGLQLQPTLIDQETLKKAYENPAAHPELIVRIGGYSEYYNCLSRELQFEVLKRTEHMI; from the coding sequence ATGAACCGCAAAGCGGAAATCCTCTACCGGCTCGGCGAACCGCTCGCGGCCGGGATGTTCGAGCACGAAAACAGCTCCGTCGTCGAACGCTTCGGCCTCGGGCTGCGGCGCTACTTCGAGCACGCCGCGCCGCCGCCGGAATCCGGACGCCTCTATCCGGCCCCGGAACACGATATCTGGAACCTCGCCGGGAAGTTCGTCCGCTTCCACTACTCGTTCAGCCTCGGCTGCGACGGCGACGGGTTGCGGCGGCTCGGCCGGGAACGGCTGGCCGACCCCTTCGAGCGCAATTTGCTCGACCGGGTCATCGACGAGCTCGATTATTTCCGTTCCGACCTGATTCCGCCGCGTTACCGGATCGGCGGCAACGGCTGGACCCACTGCGTGCTGAACTACCGCCGCATCCTGGGCGAAGGGCTCGGCGGCTACCGCAAACGGGTCAACGCCATGCCGCCCTCGCCGCTGCGGAGGGCGCTCTCCGACACGCTGGCCGGAATCACGGACTTCCTGCGCCGCGCTCCCGGCGACATCGCAGCCTGCGCGGAGCATCCGGCACGGGATTTCCGCAGCGCAATGCGGAGCTTCAACTTCTTTTTCGCGCTCGACTGCTACGACTCCGCCGGAAGGTTCGACGACTATATGGGCGAATTCTACAACGGGGAGCCCGATGCGCAAATGTGGCTCGAAGAACTCTACTGCGCCGTGGATCTGCACGACGGCTGGCACTTCCTGCATACCGCGAAACACCCGGCATTCACCCGGCTCTGCCTGCGCGCCCAGAAGCTGCGCCGCCCGAACTCCGGGCTGCTGGCCGGGCCGGAGACGCCGCCGGAGATCTGGGAGGAACTCTTCGACGTCTGGGGCCGCGGCGTCCCCTGTCCCTCCGTCTACAACGAAGCGGCCTACCGGAGCGGCATCCGGCACGGCTCCGACGCGAAAGGTGCCGACCGCGACCGCTTCGCATTCGGCGGCTGCACCGAACTCATGTTCGAAGGGTGCTCGAACATCGGCTCGACCGAGGGCGGACTCAATCTGCTCGATATCCTGAACAACAGCACACCCTCCCGCTTCCGCGCCGACATCCGGCTCCGCATGGAGGAGTTCGCTTCGGCGGTCAGGGCCAACAGCGAATTCGCGGCGCAATACCGCCCCCAGCTCATCCGTACGCTCTTCGTGGACGACTGCATCGACCGGAACCGCGAATTCAACGCCGGCGGCGCGCGTTATTACGGCAGCATCGTGAATGTCGCGGGACTCACCGACGCGGCCAACAGCCTCGCGGCCATGCGCGGCATTCCGGAGAAATTCGGCAACGACTCCCCGGAGGTCGACGAGATCGCCCGGAAGCTTGCACACCATGTTTTTTCACTGATCCGCCGGTATCCGATGCGGCAGGGCGGGCCGGCCTATCCGGCGGTCATCCTGCTGACCGGCTACGCCTGGCACGGCTCTTACGTCGATGCGTCGGCCGACGGACGTCCGGCCGGGGCGCCGGTCGTCGATTCGGCCGGAGCCGTCGCCGGGAGCGACCGCAACGGCCCGACCGCGCTGCTGAACTCGGTCGCCAAGCTGCCGTCCCGGCTCGGAATCGGCACGCTCGTGCTGAACGTGCGGCTGCAGCGCAGCCTGGCCGCTTCCCGCACGAAGCGGAAACTGCTCAAGGCGCTGCTGCGCGGCTTCTTCGCGCAGGGCGGCCTCCAGCTCCAGCCGACGCTGATCGATCAGGAGACGCTGAA
- a CDS encoding pyruvate formate lyase family protein — translation MDTGALERLREKILASDNRACFIERETLLRDHAEQTLALPEEERYLFEFELLLGRLSTPVDPDDRFAGRMAEARWPHPEPFTRIPGGIGSEGHITLPMPEILAKGLDGIAAEVSAGAARIDTPEARFFERNALGCIAAIRGFCNRYADAAEAAGKPEAAAALRQVPCGPAYDLFSALQSVWIMQFITSTVCGARDFAPGRIDRYLLHFFRAEPDRGRALELLAFFLVKFNEITGTATDNFEQKPIPCTSSKQYLTLGGRNAAGEWEFNALTALFVEAAELVRLPQPTLNFRIGPGMPEEAWQLAGRAAHGLDAQCNFFNDLLIVNKLLGSGILPEDAWNYAFTACNRVDLPGRLYNIMRRIDVFDNSFEYFREALFSAAEQDGTPPVETTLDELRRIAEERMLADIRENRVAVYSERFTFRFESLFFASCIQSCRDICRMGAENYRWMHRMFSGIANMADSLAAVERLVVREKRLTFREFAELLEADFSGAEVLREEIVNRFPKYGNGEPGVDALAAAAADALIDAAESAGRKTGFLMMPSIYSLTLHARFGSTVGATPDGRHAGEPVSENQSPEHGADRESPTALFASVSRLPLRRCICGGLNLKLGCRPSADRFAAMLRSFFELGGLHIGFTVVNRRTLEAARRNPEEYRTLLIRKTGFSEFFTSLSPAEQQEIIDRTEY, via the coding sequence ATGGACACCGGAGCACTTGAGCGACTGCGCGAAAAAATTCTCGCCTCCGACAACCGGGCCTGCTTCATTGAGCGCGAAACCCTGCTGCGCGACCATGCGGAGCAGACTCTCGCCCTGCCGGAGGAGGAACGCTACCTGTTCGAATTCGAGCTCCTGCTCGGCCGCCTTTCGACCCCGGTCGATCCCGACGACCGCTTCGCGGGGCGCATGGCCGAAGCGCGCTGGCCGCACCCGGAGCCGTTCACCCGGATTCCGGGCGGCATCGGCAGCGAAGGACACATCACGCTGCCGATGCCGGAAATCCTGGCGAAAGGGCTCGACGGCATCGCGGCCGAAGTCTCCGCCGGCGCCGCCCGGATCGACACGCCCGAAGCGCGTTTTTTCGAACGGAACGCGCTCGGCTGCATCGCGGCGATCCGCGGCTTCTGCAACCGATACGCCGACGCGGCCGAAGCCGCGGGCAAGCCGGAGGCCGCAGCCGCTCTGCGGCAGGTCCCGTGCGGTCCGGCATACGATCTCTTTTCGGCGCTGCAATCCGTCTGGATCATGCAGTTCATCACCAGCACGGTCTGCGGCGCGCGCGATTTCGCGCCGGGGCGGATCGACCGTTACCTGCTGCACTTTTTCCGGGCGGAGCCGGACCGTGGCCGGGCGCTCGAACTCCTCGCTTTCTTTCTCGTCAAATTCAACGAAATCACCGGCACGGCGACCGACAACTTTGAACAGAAACCGATTCCATGCACGTCGAGCAAGCAGTACCTGACGCTCGGCGGACGCAACGCCGCCGGAGAGTGGGAATTCAACGCGCTCACCGCCCTTTTCGTCGAGGCCGCGGAGCTCGTCCGGCTGCCGCAGCCGACGCTGAACTTCCGCATCGGGCCCGGCATGCCGGAAGAGGCGTGGCAGCTCGCCGGGCGCGCGGCGCACGGTCTCGACGCGCAATGCAACTTCTTCAACGACCTGCTGATCGTCAACAAGCTGCTGGGCTCCGGCATTCTCCCGGAAGATGCCTGGAACTACGCCTTCACGGCCTGCAACCGGGTCGACCTGCCGGGCAGGCTCTACAACATCATGCGCCGCATCGACGTCTTCGACAACAGTTTCGAATACTTCCGCGAAGCGCTGTTCTCCGCCGCAGAGCAGGACGGAACGCCGCCCGTCGAAACGACGCTCGACGAGCTGCGCCGCATCGCGGAAGAAAGGATGCTCGCCGACATCCGCGAAAACCGGGTCGCCGTTTACAGCGAGCGCTTCACCTTCCGGTTCGAATCTCTCTTTTTCGCCAGCTGCATTCAAAGCTGCCGCGACATCTGCCGCATGGGGGCGGAGAATTACCGCTGGATGCACAGGATGTTCTCCGGCATCGCAAACATGGCCGACAGCCTCGCGGCCGTCGAACGGCTGGTCGTCAGGGAGAAGCGCCTGACCTTCCGGGAGTTCGCGGAGCTGCTCGAGGCCGATTTCTCCGGCGCGGAAGTGCTGCGCGAAGAGATCGTGAACCGCTTTCCGAAGTACGGCAACGGCGAGCCCGGCGTCGACGCGCTTGCGGCCGCGGCAGCCGATGCGCTCATCGACGCGGCCGAATCGGCCGGGCGCAAAACCGGTTTCCTCATGATGCCGTCGATCTATTCGCTGACCCTCCACGCCCGGTTCGGCTCGACCGTCGGCGCCACGCCGGACGGGCGGCATGCCGGGGAACCGGTCAGTGAAAACCAGTCTCCCGAACACGGCGCGGACCGCGAAAGCCCGACCGCGCTTTTTGCGAGCGTCTCCCGGCTGCCGCTCCGCCGCTGCATCTGCGGCGGGCTGAACCTGAAGCTCGGCTGCCGCCCGTCGGCGGACCGCTTCGCGGCGATGCTCCGCAGCTTTTTCGAGCTGGGGGGGCTCCATATCGGTTTCACCGTCGTGAACCGGCGGACGCTCGAAGCGGCCAGGCGGAACCCGGAGGAGTACCGGACGCTGCTGATCCGCAAGACCGGCTTCTCCGAATTTTTCACCTCCCTCTCTCCCGCCGAGCAGCAGGAGATCATCGACCGGACCGAATATTGA